Proteins encoded together in one Aeromonas encheleia window:
- the fabZ gene encoding 3-hydroxyacyl-ACP dehydratase FabZ, producing the protein MTTEKKSLGIQEIMDLLPHRYPFLMVDKVESYEISDERKTLRAIKNVSFNEPIFQGHFPAKPVFPGVLILEAMAQATGILAFTMVGKPSPNELYYFASIDNARFKRPVGPGDQLVLDVVFLKERRGIAKFTGVATVDGEVVCTAELMCAKREV; encoded by the coding sequence TTGACTACTGAAAAGAAGAGCCTGGGCATCCAGGAAATCATGGATCTGCTGCCCCACCGTTATCCGTTCCTGATGGTGGACAAGGTCGAGAGCTACGAGATCAGCGATGAGCGCAAGACTTTGCGTGCCATCAAGAACGTCTCGTTCAACGAGCCGATCTTTCAAGGCCACTTCCCGGCCAAGCCGGTGTTCCCTGGCGTGCTGATCCTGGAGGCCATGGCCCAAGCGACCGGCATCCTGGCCTTTACCATGGTGGGCAAGCCGTCCCCCAACGAACTCTATTATTTTGCTTCAATCGATAACGCTCGTTTCAAGCGCCCGGTTGGCCCTGGCGATCAGCTGGTGCTCGACGTGGTGTTCTTAAAAGAGCGCCGCGGCATTGCCAAGTTCACCGGTGTTGCTACCGTTGATGGTGAAGTGGTCTGTACCGCCGAACTGATGTGTGCAAAGCGCGAGGTGTAA
- the lpxD gene encoding UDP-3-O-(3-hydroxymyristoyl)glucosamine N-acyltransferase, with amino-acid sequence MAFTLAQLAQQLGAQVHGDGTQEIRKVATLEKAGEGDIAFLSNQKYRHYLEQSKATAVLITEADLPFCPTNALVLKDPYVGFARVAQLLDTTPQPATDIHPSAVIAADVQLGERVAIGANAVIESGVVLGDDVRIGPGCFVGKHTRLGARSRLWANVTLYHNVTLGTDCLVQAGTVIGADGFGYANERGEWIKIPQLGGVTIGNRVEIGACTTIDRGALEDTRIADNVIIDNQCQIAHNVEIGYGTAIAGATTMAGSLKVGKYCIIGGASVFNGHMEICDQATITGMAMVMRPITEPGIYSSGIPLQSNKEWRKTAARVMRIEEMHKRLNRLEKKLGQE; translated from the coding sequence ATGGCATTCACTCTCGCACAGCTGGCCCAGCAACTGGGGGCCCAGGTCCATGGCGATGGGACCCAGGAAATCCGCAAGGTAGCGACACTGGAAAAGGCCGGGGAGGGTGACATTGCCTTCCTGTCCAATCAAAAATACCGGCATTATCTGGAGCAGAGCAAGGCCACGGCCGTGCTCATTACAGAGGCGGATTTGCCATTTTGTCCCACCAATGCCCTGGTGCTCAAAGACCCCTATGTGGGTTTTGCCCGGGTAGCCCAACTGCTGGACACCACCCCGCAGCCGGCCACGGATATCCATCCGAGCGCCGTCATCGCGGCGGACGTGCAACTGGGCGAGAGAGTGGCCATCGGCGCCAATGCGGTCATCGAATCCGGCGTCGTGCTGGGGGATGACGTGCGCATTGGCCCGGGTTGTTTCGTTGGCAAGCATACCCGACTGGGAGCGCGCTCCCGGTTGTGGGCCAACGTCACCCTCTATCACAACGTGACCCTGGGCACAGACTGTCTGGTGCAAGCCGGCACTGTGATCGGGGCCGATGGCTTCGGTTATGCCAACGAACGCGGCGAGTGGATCAAGATCCCCCAGCTCGGTGGCGTGACCATTGGCAACCGGGTCGAGATCGGAGCCTGTACCACCATAGACCGGGGTGCGCTGGAAGATACCCGCATCGCGGATAACGTCATCATCGACAACCAGTGCCAGATCGCCCACAACGTCGAGATCGGTTATGGCACAGCCATCGCGGGTGCGACCACGATGGCCGGTAGTCTCAAGGTCGGCAAATATTGTATCATTGGCGGCGCCTCCGTCTTTAACGGGCACATGGAGATCTGCGACCAGGCCACCATCACAGGTATGGCCATGGTGATGCGACCCATTACCGAGCCCGGTATCTACTCTTCCGGCATCCCCCTGCAATCCAATAAAGAGTGGCGCAAAACCGCCGCCCGGGTGATGCGTATCGAAGAGATGCACAAGCGGTTGAACCGACTTGAGAAAAAGCTGGGTCAAGAATAA
- a CDS encoding OmpH family outer membrane protein yields the protein MNKALKVAGLSFALMAAGMGSAWAETKIAVVDMGEVFQKLPQREAVAKKLKGEFEPRMRELQKLESDGQALVEKFKKDEAFMSNEQKKQNQEKLAKLQMEFNQKRQAFEKDNGRRQAEERNKILTKVQAAIDSIAKSNGYDLVLERNAAPYAASKLDISSQVISQVSKSN from the coding sequence GTGAATAAAGCGTTGAAAGTAGCTGGTTTGAGTTTTGCACTGATGGCTGCCGGTATGGGCTCCGCCTGGGCTGAGACCAAGATTGCCGTGGTTGACATGGGCGAAGTCTTCCAAAAGCTGCCCCAGCGTGAAGCCGTGGCCAAGAAGCTGAAGGGCGAGTTCGAGCCGCGCATGCGCGAGCTGCAGAAGCTGGAATCCGACGGTCAGGCACTGGTCGAGAAGTTCAAGAAGGACGAAGCCTTCATGAGCAACGAGCAGAAGAAGCAGAACCAGGAGAAGCTGGCCAAGCTGCAGATGGAGTTCAACCAGAAGCGTCAGGCGTTTGAGAAAGACAACGGCCGTCGCCAGGCGGAAGAGCGCAACAAGATCCTGACCAAGGTCCAGGCTGCCATCGATTCCATCGCCAAGAGCAATGGTTATGATCTGGTGCTGGAGCGCAATGCCGCGCCTTATGCCGCCAGCAAGCTGGACATCTCTTCCCAGGTTATTTCTCAGGTAAGCAAGAGCAACTAA
- the bamA gene encoding outer membrane protein assembly factor BamA yields MAVKKALVLSCLLGASFLAQAAPASFVVQDIQVEGLQRVTLGAALLNLPVRVGDSVDSVALANAIKKLYASGNFEDVKVYRDGQVLQVVVKERPTISSIEFSGNKDIKEEQLTQSLESSGIRVGDPLDRTVLSSLEKGLEDFYYGVGKYSAKVKAIVTPLPRNRVDLKFTFVEGEAAKIQQINIVGNQVFPEEKLLAQLSLKDDVPWWNFTGDQRYQKQKLAGDIEVLRSYYMDRGYIRFQQESTQVSMTPDKKGVYVTLNIKEGDQYKVSGIQVKGDLIDRGSEMKGLIPIEAGSVYSASQVTHTEEVLSKFLGRYGYAYPKVTTFPQVNDETKEVELIVNIEPGPRVYVRNINFSGNVTTQDEVLRREMRQMEGTWLSSDNVEQSKTRLNRLGFFESAEVDTKRVPGSDDQVDLDFKVKEQPAGSINAGIGYGTESGLSLQAGLQQDNFMGTGKKIGINASTNDYSKNIDLSYNDPYFTVDGVSLGGRLYYNEFSAADANIVDYENTTIGFRLSSGFPVNENNRLDFSLGYENNKLSQPNPYVQVDEFWKVYSGNLDGDNRMVFNTVDVTAGWTRSTLNKGQFPTAGDRQRVNAKVTLPGMDLQYFKLNAEDAHYFPFDADHQWVMLAKARASYGNGYGSNGDYDHVLPFFENYYAGGFDTLRGFKSNTVGPKALYYYNLGGNDVIQGTDSSVGGNALAVASLEMIVPTPFASESYQPQLRTSFFIDAGSVWDTTFNYDQYQNRCFSGCNYLMDYSDPSNIRVSAGLSLQWLSPMGPLVFVLAQPLKKYEGDDTEVFSFNIGRTF; encoded by the coding sequence ATGGCTGTTAAAAAAGCATTGGTGTTGAGTTGCCTGCTGGGAGCCAGCTTCCTGGCTCAGGCGGCCCCTGCCTCTTTTGTGGTGCAAGACATTCAGGTCGAGGGTCTGCAGCGGGTGACCCTGGGCGCCGCCCTGTTGAATCTGCCGGTCCGGGTCGGTGACTCCGTGGACTCGGTGGCCCTGGCCAACGCCATCAAGAAGCTGTATGCCTCGGGTAACTTCGAGGACGTCAAAGTCTATCGTGACGGCCAGGTGCTGCAAGTCGTGGTGAAGGAGCGCCCGACCATCTCCAGCATCGAGTTCTCCGGTAACAAGGACATCAAGGAAGAGCAGCTGACCCAGAGCCTGGAGTCCTCCGGCATCCGGGTGGGCGATCCGCTGGATCGTACCGTGCTGAGCTCCCTCGAGAAGGGGCTGGAAGACTTCTACTATGGCGTGGGCAAATACTCCGCCAAGGTCAAGGCCATCGTCACCCCCTTGCCCCGTAACCGGGTCGATCTCAAGTTCACCTTCGTGGAAGGGGAAGCGGCCAAGATCCAGCAGATCAACATCGTCGGCAACCAGGTGTTCCCGGAAGAGAAACTGCTGGCCCAGCTCTCCCTCAAGGATGATGTGCCCTGGTGGAACTTCACCGGCGATCAGCGCTATCAGAAGCAGAAGCTGGCCGGCGACATCGAAGTGCTGCGCTCCTACTACATGGACCGTGGCTACATCCGCTTCCAGCAGGAGTCCACCCAGGTCTCCATGACCCCGGACAAGAAGGGGGTCTACGTCACCCTGAACATCAAGGAAGGGGATCAGTACAAGGTCTCCGGCATCCAGGTCAAGGGCGACCTCATCGATCGCGGCAGCGAGATGAAGGGGCTCATCCCCATCGAGGCAGGCAGCGTCTACTCCGCCAGCCAGGTGACCCACACCGAAGAGGTGCTCTCCAAGTTCCTCGGTCGTTACGGCTACGCCTATCCCAAGGTGACCACCTTCCCGCAGGTCAACGACGAGACGAAGGAAGTGGAGCTGATCGTCAACATCGAGCCGGGCCCCCGAGTTTACGTGCGCAACATCAACTTCAGCGGCAACGTCACCACCCAGGACGAAGTGCTGCGGCGCGAGATGCGCCAGATGGAAGGCACCTGGCTCTCCTCCGACAACGTCGAACAGTCCAAGACCCGTCTCAACCGCCTCGGCTTCTTCGAGAGCGCGGAAGTGGACACCAAGCGGGTGCCGGGCAGCGATGATCAGGTCGATCTCGACTTCAAGGTCAAGGAGCAGCCAGCCGGCTCCATCAACGCGGGCATCGGCTACGGTACCGAATCGGGTCTGAGTCTGCAGGCTGGCCTGCAGCAGGACAACTTCATGGGTACCGGCAAGAAGATCGGTATCAACGCCAGCACCAACGACTACTCGAAGAACATCGATCTCAGCTACAACGATCCCTACTTCACCGTCGACGGTGTCAGCCTGGGTGGCCGACTCTACTACAACGAATTCAGCGCGGCCGATGCCAACATCGTTGACTACGAGAACACCACCATCGGCTTCCGCCTCTCCAGTGGCTTCCCGGTCAACGAGAACAACCGCCTCGATTTCAGCCTCGGCTACGAGAACAACAAGCTGTCCCAGCCCAACCCCTATGTGCAGGTGGATGAGTTCTGGAAGGTGTACAGCGGCAACCTGGATGGCGACAACCGCATGGTGTTCAACACCGTCGACGTCACCGCCGGCTGGACCCGCTCTACCCTCAACAAGGGCCAGTTCCCGACCGCCGGTGACCGTCAGCGGGTCAACGCCAAGGTGACTTTGCCTGGCATGGATCTGCAGTACTTCAAGCTGAATGCCGAAGATGCCCACTACTTCCCGTTCGATGCGGACCACCAATGGGTCATGCTGGCCAAGGCCCGCGCCTCCTACGGTAACGGTTACGGCAGCAACGGTGACTATGACCACGTGCTGCCCTTCTTCGAGAACTACTATGCCGGTGGTTTCGATACCCTGCGTGGCTTCAAGAGCAACACCGTGGGTCCGAAGGCGCTCTATTACTACAACCTGGGTGGTAACGACGTGATCCAGGGCACCGACAGCTCGGTGGGTGGCAACGCCCTGGCGGTCGCCTCCCTCGAGATGATAGTGCCGACGCCCTTCGCCTCCGAAAGCTATCAGCCCCAGCTGCGGACCAGCTTCTTCATCGATGCCGGCAGCGTGTGGGATACCACCTTCAACTATGACCAGTACCAGAACCGCTGCTTCAGCGGTTGTAACTACCTGATGGATTACTCCGACCCCAGCAATATCCGGGTGTCGGCCGGTCTGTCGCTGCAGTGGCTCTCTCCCATGGGTCCGCTGGTATTCGTGCTGGCTCAGCCACTCAAGAAATACGAAGGGGATGATACTGAAGTATTCTCCTTCAACATCGGCCGTACCTTCTAA